One window from the genome of Sulfodiicoccus acidiphilus encodes:
- a CDS encoding site-specific DNA-methyltransferase: MDALASLRRRYGKHVELPSRTHSILQKLFDEEGNPVPPFRKTVELTDVKLVWSTQDMIYVGLDPSPEGSHLLIPKEPEKFFKAKMAEIGVDDEELLATLTRLEEGLLKKVLNPSLSQENHVVSSLELPSDLLQAVLSHPNFEAQVNEWRELGLNPDSPRSSHLPVDTAFFPELRGDIKKSVELKGTLIRGDSLLALRALIPQNKGKVKAIYIDPPFNKDRERDFTYSVNYPNHMWLTMLENRLEIAKDILRDDGAIFVRCDHDGNMLVRLLMNTVFGEENFRNEIDIKRNQSLPKTSLKKLTEETENLLVYSKGEGFKFKRMFVPREAAWVDLGTRPADSRGKPIRIDGKEFYPPKGRRWAYSEAKVRELYNKGLVREVKGKLKILLDKRAVGTNWTDIPGYSTNPKWGLKTENSEILLKRVIESSTEPGDTVMDFFLGSGTTTAVAHKMGRSWIGVELGVHFSTVIMRRMKLVIAGDSSGVSKEAKWRGGGGFTYFKVALNDRRV; this comes from the coding sequence GTGGACGCGCTGGCCTCCCTTAGGCGGAGATACGGAAAGCACGTAGAGCTGCCCTCTCGAACTCACTCAATTCTCCAGAAGCTCTTCGACGAAGAGGGAAACCCCGTCCCGCCGTTCAGGAAGACCGTTGAACTAACTGATGTGAAGCTGGTGTGGTCTACGCAAGATATGATATATGTGGGGTTGGATCCTTCGCCTGAGGGGAGCCACCTCCTAATACCCAAGGAACCAGAGAAGTTCTTCAAAGCGAAGATGGCCGAGATCGGAGTTGATGACGAGGAACTTCTAGCTACGCTCACGAGGCTGGAGGAGGGACTTCTCAAAAAAGTGCTAAACCCGAGTTTGAGTCAAGAGAATCACGTGGTAAGTTCGTTGGAATTGCCCTCAGACCTGCTTCAAGCGGTTCTCTCTCACCCCAACTTCGAGGCCCAGGTCAACGAGTGGAGAGAACTCGGTTTAAATCCGGATTCCCCTAGAAGTTCCCATCTTCCCGTCGACACCGCATTCTTCCCAGAGCTGAGAGGGGATATCAAAAAGAGCGTAGAATTAAAGGGAACACTGATAAGAGGAGATAGTCTATTAGCTCTTCGGGCGTTGATCCCTCAAAATAAGGGGAAAGTCAAGGCGATTTACATAGACCCTCCATTCAACAAGGATAGGGAAAGGGACTTCACATACTCTGTCAACTACCCAAACCATATGTGGTTGACCATGTTAGAGAACAGGCTTGAAATCGCTAAGGATATCCTTCGGGACGACGGTGCGATCTTCGTGAGGTGTGATCACGACGGAAACATGCTAGTAAGGCTACTCATGAACACGGTATTTGGTGAGGAGAATTTCAGGAACGAGATCGACATAAAGAGGAATCAGTCGCTCCCTAAAACTAGCCTCAAGAAGCTAACTGAGGAGACCGAGAACCTACTCGTCTACAGCAAGGGGGAGGGCTTTAAGTTCAAACGAATGTTCGTTCCGCGAGAGGCAGCCTGGGTCGATCTAGGCACCAGACCTGCAGACAGTAGAGGTAAGCCGATAAGGATAGACGGTAAGGAGTTCTATCCTCCTAAAGGGAGGAGGTGGGCCTACAGCGAAGCGAAGGTGAGAGAGTTGTACAACAAGGGACTCGTTAGGGAGGTTAAAGGCAAGCTGAAGATTCTCCTAGATAAGAGAGCGGTGGGGACGAACTGGACCGACATTCCTGGGTACTCCACCAACCCCAAATGGGGTCTCAAGACTGAGAACTCGGAGATCCTCCTCAAGAGGGTGATCGAGTCTTCCACAGAACCAGGAGACACGGTAATGGACTTCTTCCTCGGCTCGGGTACCACGACTGCGGTAGCTCACAAGATGGGAAGGAGTTGGATAGGGGTCGAGCTGGGTGTGCACTTCTCCACCGTGATCATGAGAAGGATGAAGCTTGTAATAGCTGGGGACTCAAGCGGTGTATCTAAAGAGGCGAAGTGGAGGGGAGGCGGGGGGTTCACTTACTTCAAGGTGGCCCTAAATGATAGAAGGGTATAA
- a CDS encoding glycoside hydrolase family 15 protein, with the protein MRCVILGNGKYTVLYDQSYALRDVYYPYKGMHNHSLGGKSKVGIWHDGKFTWFEDIPKKITMNGLVSTAYAEWDGLKITFHDTVDFYYNALIRKIRAEGPGFVRFIFYHDLRLRGNAVGDTAFYDPFEDVLIHYKESTYFLAGSSRKLYEYTTGRRDQGAVLKDSEDGSLSKNPIAQGSVDSAISIAYPEFYYWLVVGDSRKDVERIHAELSKDPDHYFKRNLGYWRSLLSKHEGSSLVKSSLAVLMAHLGEKGEVPASLDTGIMKFNLDTYAYIWPRDATLAMMVLDQLGYHSATKKFYQFLFSLFGEKGYLFQKYNPDGTQGSTWHPWTIVSDTARNIQEDETATAIFGFWRYFQQSRDYDLLKSVYDKVRQAMDFMTWFRDSKLKLPLASYDLWEERLGTHTYTAATVYAGMSSAAKLAGMLGNDNEKEGWEQAAEEVRQGILNYMFDRERGVFYRTVRLSGDGKILEVDKTIDSSLLATLIFDVFRADDPVIESTVKVVERTLWVTKSGGLARYENDYYQRVEGSYNGIQGNPWIITTMWLAQYHAARGDVDRASELLSWAESVATPTGLLPEQVSPFDKTPLSVTPLLWSHAEYLRAFLMTNS; encoded by the coding sequence GTGCGATGCGTCATATTAGGTAACGGGAAGTATACCGTTCTCTACGATCAGTCGTACGCTTTAAGAGATGTGTATTACCCCTACAAGGGAATGCACAATCATTCTCTTGGGGGAAAGTCGAAGGTGGGAATCTGGCACGATGGTAAGTTTACCTGGTTCGAGGACATCCCTAAGAAGATAACTATGAACGGTCTAGTCTCTACTGCTTATGCCGAATGGGATGGACTTAAGATAACCTTCCACGATACGGTGGACTTCTACTACAACGCCCTTATTAGGAAGATCAGAGCCGAAGGACCGGGCTTCGTCAGGTTCATATTCTATCACGACTTGAGACTGCGAGGAAATGCGGTAGGGGATACGGCATTCTACGATCCCTTCGAGGACGTCTTAATTCACTACAAGGAGAGCACTTATTTCTTGGCGGGATCGTCTAGGAAACTTTACGAGTACACCACAGGTAGGAGAGATCAGGGGGCGGTTCTCAAGGACTCCGAGGACGGAAGTCTAAGTAAGAACCCCATTGCCCAAGGCTCAGTCGACTCCGCAATCTCCATCGCCTATCCAGAGTTCTACTATTGGTTAGTTGTGGGTGATTCAAGAAAGGACGTAGAACGAATTCACGCGGAGTTGTCTAAAGACCCAGATCACTACTTCAAACGAAACCTTGGTTACTGGAGGTCTCTATTGTCTAAACACGAGGGATCTTCCCTAGTTAAGTCAAGTTTGGCAGTCCTGATGGCTCATTTAGGTGAAAAAGGGGAAGTTCCTGCATCTTTAGACACCGGCATAATGAAGTTCAATCTGGACACCTACGCCTACATCTGGCCTCGCGATGCCACCCTGGCTATGATGGTACTGGACCAGCTGGGTTACCATAGTGCCACCAAGAAATTCTACCAATTCCTTTTCTCTCTATTCGGGGAGAAGGGCTACTTATTTCAGAAGTACAATCCCGACGGCACTCAGGGAAGTACGTGGCATCCATGGACCATTGTGAGCGACACTGCTAGGAACATCCAGGAGGACGAGACAGCGACAGCAATATTCGGTTTTTGGAGGTACTTCCAACAGAGCAGAGACTATGATCTTCTGAAGAGTGTTTACGACAAGGTGCGACAGGCCATGGACTTCATGACTTGGTTCAGGGATTCCAAACTGAAGTTGCCCTTGGCCTCGTATGACCTCTGGGAGGAGAGGCTCGGGACTCACACATACACTGCTGCAACAGTGTACGCAGGAATGAGTTCCGCTGCCAAGCTGGCTGGGATGCTCGGCAACGACAATGAGAAGGAAGGTTGGGAACAGGCGGCCGAGGAAGTTAGACAAGGAATACTGAACTACATGTTCGATAGAGAGAGGGGGGTGTTCTACAGGACTGTGAGATTGAGTGGGGACGGGAAGATATTAGAGGTGGACAAAACCATAGACTCCAGTCTACTGGCGACGCTGATCTTTGACGTTTTCAGGGCAGACGATCCTGTGATAGAGAGTACGGTTAAGGTTGTCGAAAGGACCTTGTGGGTCACTAAGAGCGGTGGACTGGCACGGTACGAGAACGATTACTACCAGAGAGTGGAAGGGAGTTACAACGGTATTCAGGGTAACCCTTGGATAATTACGACGATGTGGTTGGCTCAGTACCATGCTGCTAGAGGAGACGTCGATAGGGCCTCTGAGCTCTTGAGCTGGGCCGAGAGCGTGGCCACTCCCACAGGTTTACTCCCAGAGCAAGTAAGTCCTTTCGACAAGACCCCTCTGTCTGTGACTCCACTCCTATGGAGCCACGCAGAGTACCTCAGGGCCTTCCTCATGACGAACTCATGA
- a CDS encoding peroxiredoxin, whose amino-acid sequence MEGQEAPDFELDSTLGRVKLSSFRGKKVVLYFFPRASTPGCTRELERFNELYEKFKQHNAEVLGVSVDSINAQKKFAQAHSAKFPLLSDPEKKVVLSYGVLSERGTSAQRVTFIIDESGKVVKVLRNLKKAEDHADQALEVITELAK is encoded by the coding sequence ATGGAGGGGCAGGAAGCTCCAGACTTCGAGTTGGACTCAACGCTGGGGAGAGTGAAGCTTTCCTCGTTTAGGGGTAAGAAAGTCGTACTCTACTTCTTTCCTCGCGCTTCCACACCGGGTTGCACTCGGGAACTGGAGAGGTTCAACGAACTCTACGAGAAGTTCAAGCAGCATAACGCGGAGGTTCTAGGTGTAAGTGTCGATTCTATCAACGCTCAGAAAAAGTTCGCTCAGGCCCACTCGGCTAAGTTTCCATTGCTCTCCGACCCTGAGAAGAAGGTAGTTTTGTCGTACGGTGTACTGAGCGAGAGGGGGACAAGCGCACAAAGGGTGACGTTCATAATAGACGAGAGTGGTAAGGTGGTTAAGGTGCTTAGGAACCTGAAAAAGGCTGAGGATCACGCCGATCAAGCACTCGAGGTAATAACCGAGCTGGCCAAATAA
- a CDS encoding ATPase, with product MRLLVSGLLRTDSGKTTTAIGILSRLREVGLKLAPLKPVAGHNAWYSFSTLLRSVELGILVGNDVLRYHDELGADPLKVNPFDVLFGVPDPEFFRDNVRSYLNYLENGMPVMLRVSDCSSGNSTHLVTNSLRYLPGGLRKHVTELERKVSATMVEESYVWDLVQKSWFLTDPCVKGKDVLIESYNDAAAPTPSSLATDFSLIVAPGRIFLYKGEDFRKVVEFLGSPWSVSSSEAFKYLKALRSFHVEPLSPDSLGAVADFIANSHEG from the coding sequence TTGAGGCTCCTGGTTTCTGGCCTCCTCCGCACAGACTCCGGCAAAACCACTACCGCCATTGGGATTCTCTCTAGGTTGAGAGAGGTCGGCCTCAAATTGGCCCCACTCAAACCTGTGGCCGGCCACAACGCTTGGTACAGCTTCAGCACCCTCCTCAGGAGCGTTGAACTCGGTATACTCGTAGGGAACGACGTCTTAAGATACCACGACGAGCTAGGGGCCGACCCACTGAAGGTCAACCCGTTCGACGTCCTCTTCGGAGTTCCAGATCCAGAGTTTTTCAGGGACAACGTGAGGAGCTACTTGAATTACCTCGAGAACGGCATGCCGGTCATGTTAAGGGTCTCAGACTGTTCAAGCGGAAACAGTACGCACCTGGTAACCAATTCGTTAAGATACCTCCCAGGAGGCTTGAGGAAACACGTCACAGAGCTGGAAAGAAAAGTTAGCGCCACAATGGTAGAGGAATCTTACGTGTGGGACTTGGTACAGAAGTCGTGGTTTCTTACAGATCCTTGTGTGAAAGGTAAAGACGTTTTAATAGAGTCCTACAATGACGCCGCAGCCCCCACTCCCTCTTCCCTAGCGACGGACTTCTCGCTTATCGTAGCACCTGGAAGGATATTCCTCTACAAAGGAGAAGACTTCAGGAAAGTGGTAGAGTTCCTGGGCTCGCCGTGGAGCGTGAGTTCCTCGGAGGCGTTCAAGTACCTCAAAGCCTTACGTTCATTTCACGTTGAACCACTGTCTCCAGATTCTCTAGGAGCTGTGGCCGACTTCATCGCAAATAGCCACGAGGGGTGA
- the ppcA gene encoding phosphoenolpyruvate carboxylase: protein MRSVPRTMSTQHPDNANVPSWSSSEAIEGEDEVKEAFLSYSLFGTQEVMWDSEGKDVDLHVVRKLLSSYPDFFREHILGKDLFLTYRIPNPKIEGAERKVFAETLENIPIAFDVAERFYGRPVPAVFEVILPFTTSSSELVAVAKYYEKIVVGKESIDLHGELSVKDLVGEVSPKRIEVIPLVEDMQSILNVRQIVGEYVKAVRPNYIRVFIARSDPAMNYGLVPATILAKWALRKLKELEVPVFPVIGVGSAPFRGNLRPSNVERVSEEYRGVYTFTVQSSFKYDNPEDEVRKSVSYLNGLPGDGHNWEEALFVLEPYVRRYQREIEGLANVINLVATLVPKRRARKLHVGLFGYSRSSGNVTLPRAITFVASLYSIGIPPEVLGLASLARLSEEQWSKLSSVYLHLRDDLRESLRFADYQALDRLRGGPFNVDDSILRSIREDLSFAEEVLGIRIGGEDYESRTHRLLSELVAIALEARRPEEGRKNVLEMALLRKFLG, encoded by the coding sequence TTGAGATCTGTTCCGAGGACGATGTCAACACAACACCCCGACAATGCGAACGTCCCCAGCTGGTCGAGTTCAGAGGCCATTGAAGGGGAAGACGAGGTTAAGGAGGCCTTCCTCTCGTATAGCCTATTTGGGACACAAGAGGTCATGTGGGACTCTGAAGGAAAGGACGTAGATCTCCACGTCGTCAGAAAGTTACTGTCCTCATACCCAGACTTCTTCAGGGAACATATTCTGGGGAAAGACCTGTTCCTGACTTACAGGATACCGAACCCGAAGATCGAGGGCGCGGAGAGAAAAGTGTTCGCCGAAACTTTGGAGAACATCCCCATAGCGTTCGACGTAGCTGAGAGGTTTTACGGGAGACCCGTACCTGCAGTCTTCGAGGTAATCTTGCCCTTCACTACTAGTTCGTCAGAACTCGTGGCCGTCGCTAAGTACTACGAGAAAATAGTGGTGGGGAAGGAGAGCATTGACTTACATGGCGAGCTGTCTGTGAAGGACCTCGTTGGTGAGGTTTCTCCCAAGAGGATAGAGGTGATTCCATTAGTTGAGGACATGCAGTCCATCCTGAACGTAAGACAAATTGTGGGCGAATATGTGAAGGCGGTGAGGCCCAACTACATTAGGGTTTTCATAGCGAGATCCGATCCCGCAATGAACTATGGGCTCGTTCCAGCTACGATCTTGGCCAAGTGGGCGTTGAGGAAACTGAAAGAGCTAGAGGTTCCTGTATTTCCAGTGATCGGAGTCGGTTCTGCTCCTTTCAGGGGGAACTTAAGGCCTTCTAATGTGGAAAGGGTAAGTGAAGAGTATAGGGGAGTGTATACGTTCACGGTTCAGTCCTCCTTCAAATACGATAATCCTGAGGACGAAGTGAGAAAGTCCGTAAGTTACTTGAACGGCCTTCCAGGAGACGGTCACAACTGGGAAGAGGCACTCTTCGTTCTAGAACCCTACGTAAGGAGGTATCAGCGGGAAATCGAGGGGCTAGCGAACGTGATAAATTTAGTGGCAACTCTAGTTCCCAAGAGGAGAGCTAGGAAACTACACGTCGGTTTGTTCGGGTACTCTAGGAGTAGTGGCAACGTAACTTTACCTAGGGCGATCACGTTCGTAGCCTCCCTTTATTCCATAGGAATACCACCGGAAGTCCTGGGACTAGCGTCTTTAGCAAGATTATCAGAAGAGCAGTGGAGTAAACTGAGCTCGGTATACCTCCACCTCAGGGACGACCTGAGGGAGAGCCTAAGATTCGCCGACTATCAAGCCCTCGATAGGCTGAGGGGAGGTCCTTTCAACGTAGATGACTCGATTTTACGATCAATAAGGGAAGACCTTTCCTTCGCAGAGGAGGTGTTGGGTATAAGAATAGGAGGGGAAGACTACGAGAGCAGAACCCACAGACTGCTGAGCGAATTGGTTGCCATAGCGCTGGAGGCGAGAAGGCCTGAGGAAGGAAGGAAAAACGTTTTAGAGATGGCTCTACTTAGGAAGTTCTTGGGCTGA
- a CDS encoding ABC transporter substrate-binding protein, giving the protein MSSSTLGTEYKRLILSLALFLLIAASAVSALPSFSYAITNFDTPILTPAQARYNEPWVGTIIYLYAYTTHTDEYNALIAGKIDFATLDHADEIKTLLTHYNNTIFTAIAPVESFGQLVFAFGNNLTANLYFRYAISSLINTTEVTTYVLDDGLLGTDYPYYVSPTIYKEWFNPQVVAYYNQYESYNLTRAAEYLSMIPGVTHVNGKWLYNGVPLKLTFLYGTGDTPAQKLANILEEAASEINLSITPVQTTFGTLLTDATTPPYNDFNITSFGWISLGPFPNSWLGAIYSSPANTGGFSNSTVGQLYQKAFNAPTLAQAINETKQLEYVLQVDDPYVIFVWSNAIQGVYLPGWANYIYMNSGTPVYAVNIMDVHPINSALNGTFIFSSVSSDTPRHQNPYASVSLYAANSIDDMYDSLAISPLNNPTQISPWIAANWTYKEFVNTTLPNGDKLVNGSILTVNLVHNDTWIDGAPVTAYDVNFTVWYYDLAGMMGVNTFDGLTVNYTYLVDQGFINSDVFDEIPSLVWTQVTSPYQIVFYFNSSSYLDEFYALTGYIIMPWHVYGSLPPQVLYQEKISPLISSGPYMFETWNVPAEEIVVTANPHYFRIDPALFPYAVVAGSPFTYTANFTYYTWNYQTNDSLIANPVTGATVYLYLKYLNVTGEPYGNVTVNGQQLITTMSPVAPGLYRGTLSTTGLQPGVYEIVAKAVWTQNGQTRMEYDYGELTVGALKLSTNVVTTPSAMLTATIEGSNVSVTQVSLNGVPVSFSTQPTTNGVNVVVPFNASNEADGPYTLTVDYTIAGIPSVSTLTFSNNYHFAELQNETAQLSSEIASLHSSIASVQSSASTAFTVGIVGIVVAIIAIAVAALSLRRR; this is encoded by the coding sequence ATGAGTAGCTCAACTTTAGGAACGGAGTATAAAAGGCTTATTCTAAGCTTGGCCCTCTTCCTGCTAATAGCGGCATCAGCGGTTTCGGCCCTTCCAAGCTTCAGCTACGCCATAACCAACTTCGATACCCCCATCCTTACCCCAGCCCAAGCCAGATACAACGAACCGTGGGTAGGAACAATAATCTACCTCTACGCCTACACCACCCACACGGACGAATATAACGCGCTAATTGCCGGAAAGATAGACTTCGCTACCCTGGATCACGCCGACGAAATTAAGACTCTACTGACACATTACAACAACACCATATTCACTGCGATTGCCCCAGTTGAAAGTTTCGGTCAGCTCGTGTTCGCTTTCGGAAACAATTTGACGGCCAACCTCTACTTCAGGTACGCCATAAGTAGCTTGATAAACACTACCGAGGTCACGACGTATGTTCTGGACGATGGACTCCTAGGAACCGACTACCCATACTACGTGAGTCCCACGATTTACAAGGAGTGGTTCAACCCACAAGTCGTGGCCTATTACAACCAATACGAATCTTACAACTTGACTAGAGCTGCAGAATACCTTTCAATGATCCCCGGAGTTACTCACGTTAACGGTAAATGGCTTTATAACGGCGTGCCACTGAAATTGACCTTCCTTTACGGCACGGGCGACACCCCCGCACAAAAGCTGGCTAACATCCTGGAGGAGGCCGCCTCCGAGATAAACCTTTCAATAACTCCCGTACAGACGACTTTCGGAACCCTCCTGACTGACGCCACTACACCGCCCTACAACGACTTCAACATAACTTCGTTCGGGTGGATAAGTTTAGGTCCCTTCCCCAACAGTTGGCTGGGAGCCATCTACAGTAGTCCCGCCAATACAGGGGGATTCTCCAACTCCACCGTTGGTCAACTCTATCAGAAGGCCTTCAATGCGCCCACTCTGGCGCAGGCAATAAATGAGACCAAGCAGTTGGAATATGTGTTGCAAGTGGACGATCCGTACGTCATCTTCGTCTGGAGTAATGCCATTCAAGGGGTGTACTTGCCTGGGTGGGCCAACTACATCTACATGAACTCTGGAACTCCAGTGTACGCCGTGAACATAATGGACGTCCATCCCATAAACTCCGCCCTGAACGGTACATTCATCTTCTCATCAGTAAGTTCCGACACTCCGAGACACCAGAACCCATATGCTAGCGTTAGCCTATACGCCGCCAACAGTATAGACGATATGTACGATAGTCTCGCAATAAGTCCACTCAACAACCCAACCCAGATTTCCCCTTGGATAGCGGCAAACTGGACCTATAAGGAGTTCGTAAACACCACTCTCCCCAATGGTGATAAGCTAGTCAACGGCTCCATTCTGACGGTGAATTTGGTCCACAACGACACCTGGATCGACGGTGCTCCTGTCACTGCTTACGACGTGAACTTCACTGTGTGGTACTACGACCTCGCGGGAATGATGGGAGTCAATACATTCGACGGACTCACAGTCAACTACACTTACCTCGTGGATCAGGGATTCATAAACAGCGACGTCTTCGACGAGATACCTTCCCTCGTGTGGACACAGGTGACGAGCCCGTACCAGATAGTGTTCTACTTCAATAGCTCCTCCTACTTAGACGAGTTCTACGCTCTAACTGGGTACATAATAATGCCTTGGCACGTCTACGGTTCCCTTCCACCTCAGGTGCTCTATCAGGAGAAGATATCTCCTCTGATATCTTCTGGACCGTACATGTTCGAGACTTGGAACGTTCCAGCCGAGGAGATAGTAGTGACGGCAAATCCGCATTACTTCAGGATAGATCCCGCTCTGTTCCCATATGCCGTTGTCGCTGGCTCTCCCTTCACTTACACCGCCAACTTCACATATTACACGTGGAACTATCAGACTAACGATTCATTAATAGCCAACCCTGTGACTGGGGCTACGGTCTACCTATACCTCAAATACCTTAACGTTACGGGAGAACCTTACGGTAACGTGACGGTGAACGGGCAACAACTGATCACGACCATGAGTCCAGTTGCCCCAGGACTGTACAGAGGGACCTTAAGTACCACTGGCCTGCAACCTGGTGTGTATGAAATAGTTGCGAAGGCCGTGTGGACTCAGAACGGACAGACTAGAATGGAGTACGACTACGGCGAACTTACCGTGGGAGCGCTAAAGCTCTCAACCAATGTGGTTACCACCCCCTCAGCTATGCTCACGGCTACAATAGAGGGCTCTAACGTCTCTGTCACGCAGGTCTCTCTCAACGGAGTTCCAGTCTCGTTCTCTACTCAACCAACCACCAATGGAGTCAACGTTGTCGTACCGTTCAATGCCTCCAACGAGGCGGACGGACCCTACACTCTCACAGTAGACTATACCATAGCGGGAATTCCATCGGTAAGTACTCTGACCTTCAGTAACAACTATCACTTCGCAGAGCTTCAGAACGAGACGGCGCAGTTGTCCAGCGAGATAGCGTCCCTGCACAGCAGTATAGCCTCAGTTCAGTCCTCTGCTTCGACGGCCTTCACCGTAGGAATAGTGGGAATAGTAGTAGCCATAATAGCCATTGCAGTGGCTGCCCTATCCCTAAGGAGAAGGTGA